Proteins encoded by one window of Candidatus Methylomirabilota bacterium:
- a CDS encoding ABC transporter substrate-binding protein, with amino-acid sequence MSRTRQGLVTMLVMGVALAAATAWAGPATDQVKVSVDRVLKIVQDPELKKPANADKRRTQIREVAKGLLDFEEMAKRALGRHWAQRKPEEQKRFTELFTDLLEASYVGKIEAYGGEKVVYLPEQAEGDTVTVRSKVVTERGTEIPIDYRLQKRGDRWMAYDVVIEGVSLVANYRTQFNKIIAQGSYGDLVKKMEQKQLEVAEEQKTRKAAPKTQ; translated from the coding sequence CGCCTGGGCCGGTCCGGCCACCGACCAGGTCAAAGTGTCCGTGGATCGCGTGCTGAAGATCGTCCAGGACCCGGAGCTGAAAAAACCCGCCAACGCGGACAAGCGCCGGACCCAGATTCGCGAGGTCGCCAAGGGCCTCCTCGACTTCGAGGAGATGGCGAAGCGAGCCCTGGGCCGCCACTGGGCCCAGCGGAAGCCCGAGGAGCAGAAGCGCTTCACCGAGCTCTTCACCGATCTGCTGGAGGCCTCCTACGTCGGAAAGATCGAGGCCTACGGCGGGGAAAAGGTCGTCTACCTCCCCGAGCAGGCGGAGGGCGACACGGTGACCGTCCGCTCCAAGGTCGTCACCGAGCGCGGGACCGAGATCCCCATCGACTATCGCCTCCAGAAGCGGGGCGACCGGTGGATGGCCTACGACGTCGTGATCGAGGGGGTGAGCCTCGTCGCGAACTACCGGACCCAGTTCAACAAGATCATCGCGCAGGGCTCCTACGGCGATCTCGTGAAGAAGATGGAGCAGAAGCAGCTCGAGGTCGCCGAAGAGCAGAAGACCCGGAAGGCCGCGCCCAAGACGCAGTGA
- a CDS encoding DUF6335 family protein, translating into MARKRAPKRARKASPRRAKTAARRPRKTARPRKTAIRAKTPARRRRKTTARSAQKSPPPPRQRPSEEALQGPPPAEATMIRSDREREAERRLASHTEASPKLSGGDVDADWERAASVGEEAVGGSVATPDQSVVDDLGGALGVPRAPDEAFRTSQEILEARDRRRSRQEG; encoded by the coding sequence ATGGCTCGAAAGCGCGCACCGAAACGTGCCCGGAAGGCGTCGCCGCGGCGTGCCAAGACGGCGGCCCGGCGACCCCGGAAGACCGCGCGGCCCCGGAAGACCGCGATTCGCGCCAAGACGCCCGCCCGGCGGCGCCGGAAGACCACCGCACGCAGCGCCCAGAAGTCACCGCCGCCGCCCCGGCAGCGCCCCAGCGAGGAAGCCCTCCAGGGCCCACCGCCCGCCGAGGCCACCATGATCCGCAGCGACCGGGAACGCGAGGCCGAGCGCCGGCTGGCCAGCCACACGGAGGCCAGCCCGAAGCTCTCGGGTGGCGACGTCGACGCCGACTGGGAGCGCGCGGCGAGCGTGGGCGAGGAGGCTGTCGGCGGGAGCGTGGCGACGCCCGACCAGAGCGTCGTCGACGACCTCGGCGGTGCCCTGGGAGTGCCGCGGGCGCCCGACGAAGCCTTCCGCACCTCCCAGGAGATCCTCGAGGCGCGCGATCGCCGCCGGTCCCGCCAGGAGGGCTGA